From Eleftheria terrae, the proteins below share one genomic window:
- the bioA gene encoding adenosylmethionine--8-amino-7-oxononanoate transaminase has protein sequence MTAHAPAEADTRNVQWQQRSIAHVWHPCTQMQRLREVPPLAIARGRGPWLEDHAGRRYFDAISSWWVNLFGHADARINAALKAQLDELEHVMLAGCTHMPAVQLAERLAGRTGGVLDHAFFASDGASAVEIALKMSFHSWRNQGRGAKQEFVCLRGGYHGETIGALAVTDVQLFRDAYDPLLMRAHLVMSPDARQAAPGETGADVARRAAAELAALLEARHEHIAALILEPLVQCAAGMLTYDPLYLREARALCDRYQVHLIADEIAVGCGRTGSFFAFEQAALPGEVQPPWPDLLCLSKGITGGYLPLSLVLVRDEIYRSFLDDQTARAFLHSHSYTGNPLACRAALAVLDRFDEEPVFERNRAAAAALSEALRPLDDDPRVQAQRQLGMIWAFDVRESLAGPRFAERFHLAGREHELLVRPIGHTVYLMPPYVLDEVQAGWLAERTLATLEAVLPRKDGRHAA, from the coding sequence ATGACAGCACATGCTCCGGCAGAGGCGGACACACGCAACGTGCAGTGGCAGCAGCGCAGCATCGCCCACGTCTGGCATCCCTGCACGCAGATGCAGCGGCTGCGCGAGGTGCCGCCGCTGGCCATCGCCCGGGGCCGCGGGCCCTGGCTCGAAGACCATGCGGGACGGCGCTACTTCGATGCGATCAGCTCCTGGTGGGTCAATCTTTTCGGCCATGCCGATGCCCGCATCAATGCAGCCCTGAAGGCCCAGCTCGATGAGCTCGAGCATGTGATGCTCGCCGGTTGCACCCACATGCCGGCTGTGCAGCTGGCAGAGCGGCTCGCCGGGCGCACCGGCGGGGTGCTGGACCATGCCTTCTTTGCAAGCGATGGTGCGTCGGCCGTCGAGATCGCGCTCAAGATGAGCTTTCACAGCTGGCGCAACCAGGGCCGCGGGGCCAAGCAGGAGTTCGTCTGCCTGCGCGGCGGCTACCACGGCGAGACCATCGGCGCGCTCGCGGTGACCGATGTGCAGCTGTTCCGGGACGCCTACGATCCCTTGTTGATGCGGGCCCACCTCGTCATGTCGCCCGATGCACGGCAGGCGGCGCCGGGCGAGACGGGCGCCGATGTGGCACGCCGCGCGGCGGCGGAACTGGCCGCGCTGCTGGAGGCACGCCACGAGCACATCGCTGCCCTGATTCTGGAGCCGCTGGTGCAATGCGCGGCCGGCATGCTGACCTACGACCCGCTCTACCTGCGCGAGGCGCGCGCACTGTGCGACCGCTACCAGGTGCATCTGATCGCCGACGAGATCGCGGTGGGCTGCGGCCGCACGGGCAGCTTCTTCGCCTTCGAGCAGGCCGCCCTGCCTGGTGAGGTGCAGCCCCCCTGGCCCGACCTGTTGTGCCTGTCCAAGGGCATCACCGGCGGCTACCTGCCCCTGTCGCTGGTGCTCGTGCGCGACGAGATCTACCGCAGCTTCCTGGACGACCAGACGGCTCGCGCCTTCCTTCACTCCCACTCCTACACCGGCAACCCGCTGGCCTGCCGTGCGGCACTGGCGGTGCTGGACCGCTTCGACGAGGAGCCGGTGTTCGAGCGCAACCGGGCCGCCGCGGCTGCGTTGAGCGAGGCACTGAGACCCCTGGATGACGACCCGCGGGTGCAGGCGCAGCGCCAGCTCGGCATGATCTGGGCCTTCGACGTCCGGGAGTCGCTGGCAGGGCCGCGCTTTGCCGAGCGCTTTCACCTGGCCGGCCGTGAGCATGAACTGCTGGTGCGGCCGATTGGCCACACCGTCTACCTCATGCCGCCCTACGTGCTCGATGAGGTGCAGGCCGGCTGGCTGGCGGAGCGCACGCTGGCCACGCTCGAGGCGGTGCTGCCGCGAAAGGATGGCCGCCATGCTGCTTGA
- a CDS encoding phasin family protein: MSKKARKAAGKSTLADPATADASLAVTVRDSAQQIWLAGLGAFAKAQAEGSQAFDALVKEGASLQRRNQALVAEQLGEMAQRFSSVAGELTRQAAPAWERLESIFETRVAKALTRLATPSRQELETLLAHVERLDRTVASLVAASTPAKTMAKASRQRRDARQAGEDAAAPAAPAARRAAARKPVAG, from the coding sequence ATGAGCAAGAAAGCGCGCAAGGCCGCAGGCAAGTCCACGCTCGCGGACCCCGCCACGGCCGATGCCTCGCTGGCCGTCACGGTGCGCGACTCCGCCCAGCAGATCTGGCTTGCGGGCCTGGGCGCCTTCGCCAAGGCACAGGCGGAGGGCAGCCAGGCCTTCGACGCGCTGGTGAAGGAAGGCGCCTCGCTGCAACGCAGGAACCAGGCCCTGGTAGCCGAGCAACTGGGCGAGATGGCGCAGCGCTTCAGCAGCGTCGCTGGTGAATTGACGCGCCAGGCAGCCCCTGCGTGGGAGCGGCTCGAGTCGATCTTCGAGACCCGCGTGGCCAAGGCCCTGACCCGGCTCGCCACTCCCAGCCGTCAGGAACTCGAGACGCTGCTCGCGCATGTCGAGCGGCTGGACCGCACGGTGGCCTCCCTGGTCGCCGCGAGCACGCCGGCCAAGACGATGGCGAAGGCCAGCCGTCAGCGGCGTGATGCCCGGCAAGCTGGCGAGGACGCCGCAGCCCCGGCAGCGCCGGCGGCACGCCGTGCCGCGGCACGCAAGCCGGTGGCCGGCTGA
- the argJ gene encoding bifunctional glutamate N-acetyltransferase/amino-acid acetyltransferase ArgJ yields MPVNLSAPDPQQLHPVAGVRLGITMAGVRKANRKDLTVIVLDEGSEVAAVFTQNRFCAAPVQLARKHLSLGVGTRAMVINTGNANAGTGEDGLVRAFSTCVALARHLELAPEQVLPFSTGVIMEPLPHDRIAAGLPGALADLREDNWHQAAEAIMTTDTVAKAASRRVRIGGQEVTVTGISKGAGMIRPNMATMLGFIATDANIDAAALQQLVREAADASFNRITIDGDTSTNDSLVLVASGKAAHARIADLGSADGQALREAVTAVALQLAQAIVRDGEGATKFITVQVEGGRNEDECRQVAYAIAHSPLVKTAFFASDPNLGRILAAVGYAGIADLDQAGIDLYLDDVHVARQGGRHPDYQEADGQRVMKQSEITVRVGLGRGTASATVWTCDLSHDYVSINADYRS; encoded by the coding sequence ATGCCCGTCAACCTGTCCGCTCCCGATCCGCAGCAACTCCACCCCGTCGCCGGTGTCCGGCTGGGCATCACGATGGCCGGCGTGCGCAAGGCCAATCGCAAGGACCTGACGGTGATCGTGCTCGACGAGGGCAGCGAGGTCGCCGCCGTCTTCACGCAGAACCGCTTCTGTGCGGCCCCGGTCCAGCTGGCGCGCAAGCACCTCTCGCTGGGCGTCGGCACGCGGGCGATGGTCATCAACACCGGCAACGCCAACGCCGGCACCGGGGAAGATGGCCTGGTGCGGGCCTTCTCGACCTGCGTCGCGCTGGCTCGTCACCTGGAACTCGCGCCGGAGCAGGTGCTGCCGTTCTCGACCGGCGTGATCATGGAGCCGCTGCCGCACGACCGCATTGCGGCCGGCCTGCCCGGCGCGCTGGCCGACCTGCGGGAAGACAACTGGCACCAGGCCGCCGAAGCCATCATGACCACCGACACGGTGGCCAAGGCGGCTTCCCGGCGGGTGCGTATCGGCGGCCAGGAAGTCACCGTCACCGGCATCAGCAAAGGTGCCGGCATGATCCGCCCGAACATGGCCACGATGCTCGGCTTCATCGCCACCGATGCCAACATCGACGCGGCGGCGCTGCAGCAACTGGTGCGCGAGGCGGCCGATGCTTCCTTCAACCGCATCACCATCGACGGCGATACCTCCACCAACGATTCACTCGTGCTGGTGGCCAGCGGCAAGGCGGCCCATGCGCGAATCGCCGACCTCGGCTCGGCCGACGGCCAGGCGCTGCGCGAGGCGGTCACCGCGGTGGCGCTTCAGCTGGCGCAGGCCATCGTGCGCGACGGTGAAGGCGCCACCAAGTTCATCACCGTGCAGGTGGAGGGCGGGCGCAACGAGGACGAGTGCCGGCAGGTGGCCTACGCCATCGCCCACTCGCCGCTGGTGAAGACGGCCTTTTTCGCGAGCGACCCCAACCTGGGCCGGATCCTGGCCGCGGTCGGCTATGCCGGCATCGCCGACCTCGACCAGGCGGGCATCGACCTGTACCTGGACGATGTTCACGTTGCCCGCCAGGGTGGCCGCCATCCCGACTACCAGGAGGCCGACGGCCAGCGGGTGATGAAGCAAAGCGAGATCACGGTGCGGGTCGGCCTGGGCCGAGGCACCGCCAGCGCGACCGTCTGGACTTGCGATCTCTCGCACGACTACGTGAGCATCAACGCCGACTACCGCAGCTGA
- the secA gene encoding preprotein translocase subunit SecA codes for MLPKLLTQIFGSRNDRLLKQYRRVVEKVNALEPQFEKLSDEQLRGKTEEFRNRFDKGETLDDLLPEAFAVVREGGKRVLKMRHFDVQLIGGMALHNGKIAEMRTGEGKTLMATLPVYLNALSRRGVHVVTVNDYLARRDAEWMGRLYNFLGLSVGVNLPQMPREDKQAAYAADVTYGTNNEFGFDYLRDNMVYETADRVQRGLNYAIVDEVDSILIDEARTPLIISGQADDQTALYLEINKIVPLLKKQIGEADPRTGEGVIEPGDFTVDEKTHQVFLTEAGHENAERILAQAGLLAEGASLYDPANITLMHHLYAALRANHLYHRDQNYVVQNGEVIIVDEFTGRLMSGRRWSDGLHQAVEAKEGVKIQAENQTLASITFQNYFRMYAKLGGMTGTADTEAYEFQEIYGLETVVIPPNRPMQRKDQLDLVYKTSREKYDAVIADIRDCYERGQPVLVGTTSIENSELISGLLEKAQLPHQVLNAKQHAREAEIVAQAGRPKMITIATNMAGRGTDIVLGGNVEKQIQLIEADPALSEAEKQARAAQLKDEWKGLHEQVKALGGLRIIATERHESRRIDNQLRGRSGRQGDPGSSRFYLSLEDPLMRIFAGDRVRAIMERLKMPDGEAIEAGIVTRSIESAQRKVEARNFDVRKQLLEYDDVSNDQRKVIYQQRNDILDAQDLNAQIASLREGALTDVVRTYVPAESVEEQWDLAGLEKTLREEWQIELPLKADVEKSSAITDEEIVERVVKAGHELYERKVGLVGKEQFTQFERMVLLQSIDSHWREHLAALDYLRQGIHLRGYAQKNPKQEYKREAFELFAQLLDVVKMEVTRVLLTVRIQSEQQIAQAAEAIEDRAESISNVTYTHPNDDGSVASETDPATAATGMQRVGRNDPCPCGSGKKFKQCHGRLS; via the coding sequence ATGTTGCCCAAGCTTCTCACCCAGATTTTCGGCAGTCGCAACGATCGACTCCTCAAGCAATACCGGCGTGTGGTGGAGAAGGTGAACGCGCTGGAGCCGCAATTCGAGAAGCTGAGTGATGAGCAGCTGCGCGGCAAGACCGAGGAATTCCGCAACCGCTTCGACAAGGGCGAGACGCTGGACGACCTGCTGCCGGAAGCCTTCGCCGTGGTCCGCGAGGGCGGCAAGCGGGTGCTCAAGATGCGCCACTTCGACGTGCAGCTGATCGGCGGCATGGCGCTGCACAACGGCAAGATCGCCGAAATGCGCACCGGCGAAGGCAAGACGCTGATGGCGACGTTGCCGGTCTACCTCAACGCGCTGAGCCGCCGCGGTGTGCACGTGGTGACGGTGAACGACTACCTGGCCCGTCGTGACGCCGAGTGGATGGGGCGGCTCTACAACTTCCTCGGTCTGAGCGTCGGCGTCAACCTGCCGCAGATGCCGCGCGAGGACAAGCAGGCCGCCTACGCGGCCGACGTGACCTACGGCACCAACAACGAGTTCGGCTTCGATTACCTGCGCGACAACATGGTCTACGAGACCGCCGATCGCGTGCAGCGGGGCCTCAACTACGCCATCGTCGACGAGGTGGACTCCATCCTGATCGACGAGGCCCGCACGCCGCTGATCATCAGCGGCCAGGCGGACGACCAGACAGCGCTGTACCTCGAGATCAACAAGATCGTGCCGCTGCTGAAGAAGCAGATCGGTGAGGCCGACCCGCGCACCGGCGAAGGCGTGATCGAGCCCGGCGACTTCACCGTGGACGAGAAGACGCACCAGGTCTTCCTGACCGAGGCCGGCCACGAGAATGCCGAGCGCATCCTGGCCCAGGCCGGCCTGCTGGCCGAAGGCGCGAGCCTTTACGACCCGGCCAACATCACGCTGATGCACCACCTGTATGCAGCGCTGCGGGCCAACCACCTCTACCACCGCGACCAGAACTACGTGGTGCAGAACGGCGAGGTGATCATCGTCGACGAGTTCACCGGCCGCCTGATGTCCGGCCGACGCTGGTCGGACGGCCTGCACCAGGCGGTGGAGGCCAAGGAAGGCGTGAAGATCCAGGCCGAGAACCAGACGCTCGCCTCCATCACCTTCCAGAACTACTTCCGCATGTACGCCAAGCTGGGCGGCATGACGGGCACGGCCGACACCGAGGCCTACGAGTTCCAGGAGATCTACGGCCTGGAGACGGTCGTGATCCCGCCGAACCGGCCGATGCAGCGCAAGGACCAGCTGGACCTGGTCTACAAGACCAGCCGCGAGAAGTACGACGCGGTCATCGCCGACATCCGCGACTGCTATGAGCGCGGCCAGCCGGTGCTGGTGGGCACCACCTCGATCGAGAACTCCGAGCTGATCTCCGGCCTGCTGGAGAAGGCCCAGCTGCCGCACCAGGTGCTCAACGCCAAGCAGCACGCCCGCGAAGCGGAGATCGTCGCCCAGGCCGGCCGGCCGAAGATGATCACCATCGCCACCAACATGGCGGGCCGGGGCACCGACATCGTGCTGGGCGGCAATGTCGAGAAGCAGATCCAGCTCATCGAGGCCGACCCGGCCTTGAGCGAGGCCGAGAAGCAGGCCCGCGCGGCCCAGTTGAAGGACGAGTGGAAGGGCCTGCACGAGCAGGTGAAGGCCCTTGGTGGCCTGCGCATCATCGCCACCGAGCGCCATGAGTCGCGCCGCATCGACAACCAGCTGCGGGGCCGCTCCGGCCGCCAGGGCGATCCGGGTTCCTCGCGCTTCTACCTGTCGCTCGAAGATCCGCTGATGCGCATCTTCGCCGGCGACCGGGTGCGCGCCATCATGGAACGCCTGAAGATGCCCGATGGCGAGGCCATCGAGGCCGGCATCGTCACCCGGTCCATCGAAAGCGCGCAGCGCAAGGTGGAGGCGCGCAACTTCGATGTGCGCAAGCAGCTGCTGGAGTACGACGACGTCTCCAACGACCAGCGCAAGGTCATCTACCAGCAGCGCAACGACATCCTCGATGCGCAGGACCTCAATGCCCAGATCGCCAGCCTGCGCGAGGGCGCGCTGACCGACGTGGTGCGCACCTATGTGCCGGCCGAAAGCGTCGAGGAGCAATGGGACCTGGCGGGGCTGGAGAAGACGCTGCGCGAGGAGTGGCAGATCGAGCTGCCGCTGAAGGCCGACGTCGAGAAGAGCTCGGCCATCACCGACGAGGAGATTGTCGAGCGGGTGGTGAAGGCTGGCCACGAGCTGTACGAGCGCAAGGTGGGCTTGGTGGGCAAGGAGCAGTTCACCCAGTTCGAGCGCATGGTGCTGCTGCAGTCCATCGACTCCCACTGGCGCGAGCACCTGGCCGCGCTGGACTACCTGCGCCAGGGCATCCACCTGCGCGGCTACGCGCAGAAGAACCCGAAACAGGAATACAAGCGCGAGGCTTTCGAGCTGTTCGCCCAGTTGCTGGACGTGGTGAAGATGGAAGTCACCCGGGTGCTGTTGACGGTGCGCATCCAGTCCGAGCAGCAGATCGCGCAGGCCGCCGAAGCCATCGAGGACCGTGCCGAGAGCATCTCCAACGTGACCTACACGCATCCGAACGATGACGGCAGTGTCGCGAGCGAGACCGATCCCGCCACGGCCGCCACCGGCATGCAGCGGGTTGGCCGCAACGATCCCTGCCCCTGCGGCAGCGGCAAGAAATTCAAGCAGTGCCACGGCCGGCTGTCCTGA
- a CDS encoding M23 family metallopeptidase: protein MGREGGRQERADHREALVRLAHQFLQAFQPRMAAEGLMEGKRAVGALSHGRSVSMQIMITHGRLAQTRVLQVGPWQMGLLVLVLSALMLTFSAAVYHFIFLKAARDGWPVVSSLVKLVVKDEFAQRDRFMRENLDAMAQRVGEMQAKLIHLEAVGERVSGLAGLKPEDLKLEDSATLKPADKAAGAQGGPFVPSDKPSLTELNRAIDLLDNVSAQRADVFTLIESRLFEEQMKSLMVPNSKPVEGPTSSGFGFRSDPFSGRSALHTGLDFPGATGSPIKAAAGGVVVRAELHPQYGNMIDLDHGNGLVTRYAHASKLLVQQGDLVKRGQVISQLGSTGRSTGPHLHFEVILNGVHQDPAKFLASGPRAKAGEQVAAKSHRHDEVAPPSHRHDEVTAAAPAQDAPAAH, encoded by the coding sequence ATGGGCCGCGAGGGCGGGAGGCAGGAGAGGGCGGACCACCGCGAAGCGCTCGTTCGACTCGCGCATCAGTTCCTGCAGGCGTTTCAGCCCCGCATGGCGGCTGAGGGCCTCATGGAAGGCAAGCGTGCGGTCGGCGCGTTGAGTCATGGCAGGAGTGTATCGATGCAGATCATGATCACACATGGACGACTGGCACAGACCCGCGTCTTGCAAGTCGGCCCGTGGCAGATGGGCTTGTTGGTGCTCGTCTTGTCCGCGCTGATGTTGACCTTTTCGGCTGCCGTTTACCACTTCATTTTCCTGAAGGCCGCCCGCGACGGCTGGCCGGTGGTCAGCTCCCTCGTGAAGCTGGTCGTCAAGGACGAGTTCGCCCAGCGCGATCGGTTCATGCGCGAGAACCTCGACGCGATGGCACAACGTGTCGGCGAAATGCAGGCCAAGCTGATCCATCTCGAGGCGGTCGGCGAGCGCGTGTCCGGCCTGGCCGGGCTGAAGCCCGAAGACCTGAAGCTTGAGGACAGCGCCACGCTGAAGCCGGCCGACAAGGCGGCCGGCGCGCAGGGCGGCCCGTTCGTGCCGAGCGACAAGCCTTCGCTGACCGAGCTGAACCGCGCCATCGACCTGCTTGACAACGTCTCCGCGCAACGCGCGGATGTCTTCACGCTGATCGAGTCGCGCCTCTTCGAGGAGCAGATGAAATCGCTGATGGTGCCCAATTCCAAACCGGTCGAAGGGCCCACCAGCTCGGGCTTCGGCTTCCGCTCCGACCCCTTCTCGGGCCGTTCGGCGCTGCACACCGGCCTCGATTTTCCCGGCGCGACGGGCTCGCCGATCAAGGCCGCCGCCGGCGGCGTGGTGGTGCGGGCGGAGTTGCACCCGCAGTACGGCAACATGATCGACCTGGATCACGGCAACGGCCTGGTGACGCGCTACGCGCATGCGTCCAAGCTGCTGGTGCAGCAAGGCGACCTGGTCAAGCGCGGGCAGGTCATCTCCCAGCTCGGCTCCACCGGGCGTTCGACCGGGCCCCACCTGCACTTCGAGGTCATCCTCAACGGCGTGCATCAGGACCCGGCGAAGTTCCTGGCCAGCGGCCCGCGGGCCAAGGCCGGCGAGCAGGTGGCGGCCAAGTCGCATCGTCACGACGAGGTGGCGCCCCCGTCCCATCGTCACGACGAGGTGACGGCCGCCGCGCCGGCACAGGACGCACCGGCCGCCCACTGA
- a CDS encoding ClpXP protease specificity-enhancing factor: MSNLQSTGGSAGSSTRPYLIRALHDWCTDNGYTPYLAVFVDRSVQVPMEYVKNSEIVLNVSFDATSGLQLGNDFIEFRARFGGVPRDIIVPVDHVIAIYARENGQGMAFPMPGEHAAASLAEPAEAADSEAEAPQPPRHETSPGLKLAPVVPEERSAPPTGEDGSTEPPPPSGGRPSLKRVK, from the coding sequence ATGAGCAATCTGCAATCGACCGGCGGTTCCGCGGGCAGCTCCACGCGGCCCTACCTGATCCGTGCCTTGCACGACTGGTGCACCGACAACGGCTACACGCCCTACCTGGCCGTGTTCGTCGACCGGTCGGTGCAGGTGCCGATGGAGTATGTGAAGAACAGCGAGATCGTTCTCAACGTCAGCTTCGACGCCACCAGCGGCCTGCAGTTGGGCAACGATTTCATTGAATTCCGCGCCCGCTTCGGCGGCGTGCCGCGCGACATCATCGTGCCGGTTGATCATGTGATTGCCATCTACGCCCGCGAGAACGGGCAGGGCATGGCCTTCCCGATGCCCGGCGAGCATGCGGCTGCCTCGCTGGCCGAGCCGGCCGAGGCCGCCGACTCGGAGGCCGAGGCCCCACAGCCGCCCCGGCATGAGACGTCGCCCGGCCTGAAGCTGGCGCCTGTCGTTCCCGAGGAGCGCTCCGCTCCACCCACCGGTGAAGACGGCTCGACCGAGCCGCCGCCGCCCTCCGGCGGCCGGCCTTCGCTGAAACGGGTCAAGTAG
- a CDS encoding glutathione S-transferase N-terminal domain-containing protein has product MMVLYSGTTCPYSHRCRFVLFEKGMDFEIRDVDLFAKPEDIALMNPYNEVPILVERDLILYESNIINEYIDERFPHPQLMPGDPVARARVRLFLLNFEKELFTHVNVLESRGMKPNDKQLEKARSQIRDRLTQLAPIFLKNKYMLGEDFSMLDVAIAPLLWRLDYYGIELSKNAAPLLKYAERIFSRPAYIEALTPSEKVMRK; this is encoded by the coding sequence ATGATGGTGCTTTACTCCGGTACTACCTGCCCGTATTCCCACCGTTGCCGCTTCGTCCTGTTCGAAAAGGGCATGGACTTCGAAATCCGCGACGTGGACTTGTTCGCCAAGCCGGAAGACATCGCCTTGATGAACCCGTACAACGAGGTGCCCATCCTCGTGGAGCGGGACCTCATCCTGTACGAGTCCAACATCATCAACGAGTACATCGACGAGCGCTTCCCGCATCCTCAGCTGATGCCCGGCGATCCGGTGGCCCGTGCCCGCGTGCGCCTGTTCCTCCTCAACTTCGAGAAGGAGCTGTTCACCCACGTCAACGTGCTCGAGTCGCGCGGCATGAAGCCCAACGACAAGCAGCTCGAGAAGGCACGCTCGCAGATTCGCGACCGTCTGACCCAGCTGGCGCCGATCTTCCTGAAGAACAAGTACATGCTCGGTGAGGATTTCTCCATGCTGGACGTGGCGATCGCGCCGCTGCTGTGGCGCCTCGACTACTATGGCATCGAGCTGTCGAAGAATGCCGCGCCGCTGCTGAAGTATGCCGAGCGGATCTTCTCTCGGCCTGCCTACATCGAGGCGCTGACGCCGTCCGAGAAGGTGATGCGCAAGTAA
- a CDS encoding cytochrome c1, which translates to MKKLILSLLASMAFALGMSSGAQAAEGGIPWDRFPMERLTDRTALQNGAKLFVNYCLNCHSAAFMRYNRLRDLGLTEEQIKNNLTFATEKIGETMKVAMDPKQAKDWFGATPPDLTVIARSRAGHAGTGADYLYTYLRTYYRDETKATGWNNLAFPNVGMPHALWELQGQRAAKYVEEKDPHDPSKTHHKFVGFEQLTPGTMTPQQYDAAVADLVAFLQWMGEPAQNDRIRLGVWVLIFLAFFTVIAWRLNAAYWKDVK; encoded by the coding sequence ATGAAAAAACTGATCCTCTCCCTGCTGGCCTCGATGGCCTTTGCACTCGGCATGTCGTCGGGCGCCCAGGCGGCCGAAGGCGGCATCCCCTGGGACCGCTTTCCGATGGAGCGCCTGACGGACCGCACCGCGCTGCAAAACGGCGCCAAGCTGTTCGTCAACTACTGCCTGAACTGCCACTCGGCAGCCTTCATGCGCTACAACCGGCTGCGCGACCTGGGTCTCACCGAAGAGCAGATCAAGAACAACCTGACCTTCGCGACCGAGAAGATCGGCGAGACGATGAAGGTGGCGATGGACCCGAAGCAGGCCAAGGACTGGTTCGGCGCCACCCCGCCGGACCTGACCGTCATCGCCCGCTCGCGTGCCGGCCATGCCGGCACCGGTGCCGACTACCTCTACACCTACCTGCGCACCTACTACCGCGACGAGACCAAGGCGACCGGCTGGAACAACCTGGCCTTCCCGAACGTCGGCATGCCGCACGCGCTGTGGGAGCTGCAGGGCCAGCGCGCCGCCAAGTACGTCGAGGAAAAGGATCCGCACGACCCGAGCAAGACGCACCACAAGTTCGTCGGCTTCGAGCAGCTGACCCCGGGCACGATGACGCCGCAGCAGTACGACGCGGCCGTCGCCGACCTGGTCGCCTTCCTGCAATGGATGGGCGAGCCGGCGCAGAACGACCGCATCCGCCTCGGCGTGTGGGTCCTGATCTTCCTGGCGTTCTTCACCGTGATCGCCTGGCGCCTGAATGCCGCCTATTGGAAAGACGTGAAGTGA
- a CDS encoding cytochrome b, with translation MAKFKEAPANATPAQQLLNWIDNRFPLSKLYNEHVGEYYAPKNFNFWYIFGSLALVVLVIQIVTGIFLVMHYKPDANLAFASVEYIMRDVPWGWLIRYMHSTGASAFFVVVYLHMFRGLLYGSYRKPRELVWVFGCAIFLCLMAEAFFGYLLPWGQMSYWGAQVIVNLFAAVPFVGPDLALLIRGDYVVSDATLNRFFSFHVIAIPLVLIGLVVAHIIALHEVGSNNPDGVEIKDTVGPNGRPLDGIPFHPYYTVHDIFGLSVFLMVFTAIIFFAPELGGYFLEFNNFIPADPLKTPAHIAPVWYFTPFYSMLRATTDPMVTVLCVVVALGAILGVLKGGFNAKGKVATLVGALVAVAMLKTFDAKFWGVVVMGGAVVILFFLPWLDRSPVKSIRYRPQWHSWLYGVFVVYFLVLGYLGIQPPSEIGTLVAQVGTLFYFGFFLLMPWWSRIGTFKPVPNRVVYAAH, from the coding sequence ATGGCTAAATTCAAAGAAGCGCCGGCAAACGCGACGCCCGCCCAGCAGCTGCTCAACTGGATCGACAACCGCTTTCCGCTGAGCAAGCTCTACAACGAGCACGTGGGCGAGTACTACGCGCCCAAGAACTTCAACTTCTGGTACATCTTCGGCTCGCTCGCCCTCGTGGTGTTGGTGATCCAGATCGTCACCGGCATCTTCCTCGTGATGCACTACAAGCCGGACGCCAACCTGGCGTTCGCCTCGGTCGAGTACATCATGCGCGACGTGCCGTGGGGCTGGCTGATCCGCTACATGCACTCGACCGGCGCGTCAGCCTTCTTCGTGGTGGTCTACCTGCACATGTTCCGTGGCCTGCTGTACGGCTCGTACCGCAAGCCGCGTGAGCTGGTGTGGGTGTTCGGCTGCGCGATCTTCCTGTGCCTGATGGCCGAGGCCTTCTTCGGCTACCTGCTCCCGTGGGGCCAGATGTCCTACTGGGGTGCCCAGGTGATCGTGAACCTGTTCGCCGCCGTGCCTTTCGTGGGCCCGGACCTGGCGCTGCTGATCCGCGGCGACTACGTCGTCTCGGACGCGACGCTGAACCGCTTCTTCAGCTTCCACGTCATTGCGATCCCGCTGGTGCTGATCGGCCTGGTGGTGGCGCACATCATCGCGCTGCATGAAGTGGGCTCGAACAACCCGGACGGCGTCGAGATCAAGGACACCGTGGGCCCCAACGGCCGCCCGCTGGACGGCATCCCCTTCCATCCGTACTACACCGTGCACGACATCTTCGGTCTGTCGGTGTTCCTGATGGTCTTCACCGCGATCATCTTCTTCGCGCCGGAGCTGGGGGGCTACTTCCTGGAGTTCAACAACTTCATCCCGGCCGACCCGCTGAAGACGCCGGCGCACATCGCCCCGGTGTGGTACTTCACGCCGTTCTACTCGATGCTGCGCGCGACGACCGACCCGATGGTCACCGTGCTGTGCGTGGTGGTGGCGCTGGGTGCCATCCTCGGCGTGCTCAAGGGCGGCTTCAATGCCAAGGGCAAGGTCGCGACCCTGGTCGGCGCCCTGGTCGCGGTGGCGATGCTCAAGACCTTCGACGCCAAGTTCTGGGGTGTCGTGGTGATGGGCGGCGCGGTCGTGATCCTGTTCTTCCTGCCCTGGCTGGACCGCAGCCCGGTCAAGTCGATCCGCTACCGTCCCCAGTGGCACAGCTGGCTGTACGGCGTCTTCGTCGTGTACTTCCTGGTCCTCGGCTACCTGGGTATCCAGCCGCCGTCCGAGATCGGCACGCTGGTGGCCCAGGTCGGCACGCTGTTCTACTTCGGCTTCTTCCTGCTGATGCCGTGGTGGAGCCGCATCGGAACCTTCAAGCCGGTGCCCAATCGGGTCGTCTACGCCGCCCACTGA